The Panicum virgatum strain AP13 chromosome 3N, P.virgatum_v5, whole genome shotgun sequence genome includes the window TGATCTCGCCGTCATGTCGACGTCGACGCAGGAGGCGGAGCAGGACTGGAtggccggcgacgaggccgTGGCATCGTCGCCGCGAGcgcggtcgtcgtcgtcgcggtACAAGGGCGTGGTGCCGCAGCCCAACGGGCGGTGGGGCGCGCAGATCTACGAGCGCCACGCGCGCGTCTGGCTCGGCACGTTcgcggacgaggcggcggccgcgcgcgcctacGACGTGGCCGCGCTTCGCTTCCGCGGCCGTGGCGCCGCCGTCAACTCCCCCGGCCCCGCCGACGCTGCCGAGATGGCGTTCCTCGCCGCGCGGCCCAAGGCCGAGGTCGTCGACATGCTGCGGAAGCACACCTACGACGACGAGCTCCGGCAGGCGCTGCGCtccggcggtgccggcggcggcggcggcgaccacgcCCTGGCCCTGGTCCCCCGGGTGCCGCTGTTCGAGAAGGCGGTCACGCCGAGCGACGTCGGCCGGCTCAATCGGCTGGTGGTGCCCAAGCTGCACGCCGAGAAGCACTTCCCGCCGCTCGACGAGGGCGCCGACGCGGCGCCTCCCGTGCTGCTCGCCTTCGaggacgtcgacggcggcgggaaGGTGTGGCGGTTCCGGTACTCGTTctggagcagcagccagagctacGTGCTCACCCGAGGCTGGAGCCGCTTCGTCAGGGAGAAGGGCATCATCGCCGGTGACACCGTCGCTTTCTCGCAGGCGGCCAGCGCCGACGGGGAGATGGATGTCAAGCGGCGGATGTTCATCGAGTGCAGGAAGCGGAAGAGgaaagacggcggcggcgacgatttctgtccgggcggcggcgcgcgcgtcgtGAGGCTGTTCGGCGCCAACATTGCCGCCTCCGCGATTGgagcttcatgcatgtgttgaaCCACATTGCAAACTGAGCTCACCATGATCGATTAGTTGCTCTTAATTGTGCCTTTCTTTTTGGTGACAGCCTAGCTAGCCTCAGAACATGTTTTTTTGTGTGAAATTCGTGCGAGGTGATGTCCATGTCCTTTAAGAGAGCATCATCTAGTTTACAGTAAAAGTTCACGCCATTGGTTCGATTATAACCTCCATTGAGTATTTTGGAGACCAACTGTTTGTACACATACTGTTGATAAGCCACAATGGCATCAAGGTAGGGCCCTAAATTTTTATGACAATGTATCTAACGAAAATAATGttaatttttgctaaataaTTGACTAAATATGGAAAGaatttgcaaaaaggaaaagttTAAAGATGATGCATGCGTCACGgctaacaaaaaaaatgttttggCATATGTTGCAACTCAATAAAATTCAAGTTGTATAACGGAGATTTCTGTGTTCATTTCTTAATCTGTTTAATTACGCCGGATGTCCCATGACATAATTCAAGGCTTGCCCGCTTGGGTTGTCCATATATACTTGTATAAATGTTAGATAAGTCAGTTTTAGTCCAATTTGTCAGATGGGACTGTGAGTGAGAGTGAAAGAACCGGGTGTCTAAGATGAACACAACTCTTTTGTTGTAAATAGTTTAaacctttttttatttgttgGCTAATGAGAATTGGTTCTTATAGAAAGGCCGTCTTCTCAACTACTTCATCAAGTCAAAAATAAGTGGCACCCTTATAAAAAAAAGTGATGCCCAAGAGTTGTATTTAAGTCGACCATTATAAACTTTAATTAGTTTGCATATTACTCCCACCCCCAAAAAATAGTTTGCATATTActccaccccccccccaaaaaaaaaatagtttgCATATTACTCTTCTGTGTTCagttttgatattttaaaatgaTACAAATAGATTTGTGTCGTGATGTAGTTTCataaattattattattttgttacATATTATAAACATTTTGCAACAACAACTAATAGTTAAAGTTATATGTTAGGGGGTCTTGTTGATGTCCAAAACATGGCTTGTATGTAATTATATACAGTGATGCTTCACGTTTCAGTTTATATCCTGATTTCCCTGAACTCGTTTGGACTTTTCTATGCATCCTTCAGAGTTCCGTTTTTTAACTTGACTTATATTTGATAACTCATGTCAAATTTTTAGATGGATCTTCAAACATAATCAAATGTCCGTATGATAGTTGATGTCATGGCTAGTCATTTTCAGTATCCTTTTGGAAGTCCGTAATTTTTCAGTATCTTTTAAAGTTTGAGCACAAAGCCACCTTTCGGATGGTTCTAACTTAATTTTAAATAAAGATTGAGTGTGATGCCAGCAATGAGTTGCGTAGTTTTTTTAGTGACCGAGTGAGTTGCATCTTGCATAGTCGGTGGGGTCAAACTGTATGTCGATGAGCTTGCTTTTGCTTGAGTAGGTACGTGCTAGGTGGCTAGGTGCTACCGAGGGGTGGGACGGCCTTGTACTTccactatttttttatttggtgTGCATACATTACCCCCCTAATTAAATTTGTTTATCTATGAAAAATACAATATACGGGAGATTAGAGTTGAAAGCGTATTAGTCTAGAATGTGACGTCACTGCCTCCCTAGAGAATTATATGCCAATTAATGCCGCAGGAGATTTCCAAACTCAACACGTGCTTTCATCACCGACATGAGCTTTTTTTAGATTATGAAAAAAAGTTCCGGCCTTGATCATTATCACCAACATGAGCTAACAATATATTAGCGTTAAGCATATGGAAAGCAGCTTGCGTTGCTTCAGTAACTTCAAACTGATTATAAAAAGCATCTGGAGCACGCTTTTCCATTTAAACATGTCTTGTGCTGCCATTGATCAGGGAATATATATAGCTAGTGTTGAACTGTTGATCATGTCTCAAACAAATGAGAGGTGGTCGGTTGGTGTGTTCTTCTCTCTGTCTCTAAAGGACCAAAACCCTTTCTCTCGAGAAAATAGGATCAAAACTTGCCGAAAACCCAGTGAATTATCAGGTGTAATCATAGTCAGCAGCCACCTTGCCAAAGCCATGTGGCACTGTCCGATCTCCTAGTGCGACAACATTATAGTGCAAGAAGGGGCATCCACCAAGCTGAAATACCATGTGTTTTTTTTACGTGCGATACTTCCTTGTTTTGGATGGATGAGTTGGAATGGATTTAAATACCAAAAGGAAGATTCTCGAATAAAAATACCAAAAAGGAGTGTATAAATCCCTTCATATTTAGACATACAAACACTAACATTTCCTTAATTTAAACGGATGATGCCATATTTGTGATACAACATGTGATCCACTAGCTAGCTAATTGGTAGGTAGCTAGC containing:
- the LOC120667528 gene encoding AP2/ERF and B3 domain-containing protein Os01g0141000-like, with the translated sequence MSTSTQEAEQDWMAGDEAVASSPRARSSSSRYKGVVPQPNGRWGAQIYERHARVWLGTFADEAAAARAYDVAALRFRGRGAAVNSPGPADAAEMAFLAARPKAEVVDMLRKHTYDDELRQALRSGGAGGGGGDHALALVPRVPLFEKAVTPSDVGRLNRLVVPKLHAEKHFPPLDEGADAAPPVLLAFEDVDGGGKVWRFRYSFWSSSQSYVLTRGWSRFVREKGIIAGDTVAFSQAASADGEMDVKRRMFIECRKRKRKDGGGDDFCPGGGARVVRLFGANIAASAIGASCMC